Proteins encoded within one genomic window of Theobroma cacao cultivar B97-61/B2 chromosome 7, Criollo_cocoa_genome_V2, whole genome shotgun sequence:
- the LOC18594186 gene encoding receptor like protein 30 produces the protein MGCCSMWLYRMLCFLFAFLLFQVNSSSISLLSFRPPQSCPSEHSSALIQFKNSLSLVSDSEICRDSYPKTESWNQSIDCCSWEGVTCHSMTGRVIGLDLSCSLLEGNLPSNSSLFLLQDLQWLNLAHLNFIDSQIPSEFSKLRSLTHLNLSYTGFHGMVTEQISLLSELVSLDLSTPRLMLDNHHFNMLVHNLTKLEDLFLDHVDMYLVRPNSFLNLTASLKRLSLYDCQLQGKFPSEIFSLPYLEKIILRENHFLSGYLPKSNWSSPLRFLHLSETSFSDELPDSIGNLENLEELDLSFCYFTGSIPSSLGNLTKITFLHLKSNNFEGQIPDVFGNFKKLIMLDFSFNNFHGLFPSSVFNLTGVTDMAFNNNHLGGPLPYNISGLSNLQRLFLSANLLDGRVPGWLFSLPVNLALLDLSSNNLSGNIESCMLSKLRNLQELDLSNNSLLSLSSCSNDVNSTFPKLNILCFSSCNIHQFPSFLRASETLSRLDLSNNKIQGSISKLEAEGWESLTYLDLSFNLLTNVDHFPGKTLQTIDLRSNSLQGPLPTPPHSIHHLLISENELTGEIPSGFCNITFPQVLDMSKNNLSGIIPRCLGNYRFLSVLNLRMNNFDGKIPRMCTDEGSWLRSLNLNNNQLEGPIPRSLVNCSELEFLDLGNNNLNDSFPRWLGVLSSLQILVLRSNKFHGPVPNLRSTSFFTSLRVIDVSQNEFNGHLPNKFFQNLKGMKDIHEQPAGPYYIGELYYKDSMILTIKGLERTFEKILDIFTTIDFSSNQFEGQVPEVVGELKDLLVLNFSHNSLTGQIPSSLGNLLALESLDLSSNKIEGRIPMQLTNLIFLAVLNLSQNNLVGPIPRGYQFNTFTNDSYIGNLQLCGFPLSKECGESEGTEAPPSIFDEDDDNGRALTWKFAMMGYGCGLVLGLSMGYIVFTAGKPAWLVKIIQRAPNQKVRRQIQKTRVRRNKPIQPVL, from the coding sequence ATGGGTTGTTGCTCAATGTGGCTATATCGAATGCTCTGCTTCCTTTTTGCCTTCTTACTCTTCCAAGTTAATTCTTCATCGATATCCCTTCTATCATTTCGTCCTCCACAATCATGCCCTTCTGAACATAGTTCTGCTTTGATCCAGTTCAAGAACAGCCTGTCTCTTGTCAGTGACTCTGAAATATGTAGAGATTCTTATCCTAAGACAGAATCCTGGAACCAAAGTATAGACTGTTGCTCCTGGGAGGGTGTCACGTGCCACAGCATGACGGGTCGCGTGATTGGCCTTGATCTCAGTTGTAGTCTACTTGAAGGCAATCTTCCATCCAACAGCAGCCTCTTCCTCCTTCAGGATCTCCAGTGGCTTAACCTTGCCCACCTCAATTTCATTGATTCTCAAATTCCTTCTGAGTTTAGTAAGTTGAGGAGTCTAACCCATCTCAATCTTTCTTATACAGGGTTCCACGGTATGGTTACAGAGCAAATCTCTCTTTTGTCAGAACTGGTTTCACTTGATCTGTCAACTCCTCGATTAATGCTCGATAACCATCATTTTAACATGCTTGTGCATAACCTAACAAAGTTAGAAGATCTTTTCCTTGACCATGTGGATATGTATTTGGTTAGACCAAATTCCTTTCTGAACTTGACTGCCTCGTTAAAGCGTTTGAGTCTTTATGACTGTCAACTGCAAGGAAAATTTCCAAGTGAAATTTTCAGCCTTCCGTATCtagaaaaaatcattttaagagAAAATCATTTTCTCAGTGGTTATCTCCCTAAATCAAATTGGAGTAGTCCCCTTAGATTTTTGCACCTTTCAGAAACAAGTTTCTCAGACGAGTTACCAGACTCAATTGGAAATCTTGAAAACTTGGAAGAACTTgacctttctttttgttatttcacAGGGTCAATCCCTTCATCTCTTGGAAACCTCACCAAAATCACTTTCTTACATTTAAAATCTAACAATTTTGAAGGTCAAATTCCAGATGTTTTTGGGAACTTCAAGAAACTAATTATgttggatttttcttttaacaatttccaTGGTTTATTTCCATCATCAGTATTTAACCTCACTGGAGTTACTGACATGGCCTTCAACAATAATCATTTAGGGGGTCCCCTTCCATACAATATAAGTGGACTCTCAAATCTTCAACGCCTCTTTTTATCTGCAAACTTGCTGGATGGCAGAGTGCCAGGTTGGTTGTTTAGTCTACCAGTGAATCTTGCTTTACTTGatctttcatcaaataattTGAGTGGCAACATTGAGTCATGCATGCTCTCAAAGCTTAGAAATTTACAGGAGCTTGATCTTTCAAATAACAGTTTATTATCATTGAGTAGCTGTAGCAATGATGTGAATTCCACCTTCCCCAAGCTAAATATTTTGTGTTTCTCTTCTTGCAACATACACCAATTCCCAAGTTTCTTGAGAGCATCCGAGACTTTGTCCCGTTTAGATCTTTCTAATAACAAAATTCAGGGTTCCATTTCCAAATTGGAGGCCGAAGGGTGGGAGAGTTTGACCTATTTGGACCTTTCTTTCAATTTGTTGACAAATGTAGACCACTTTCCTGGGAAGACTCTTCAGACAATTGACCTTCGTTCAAATTCGCTTCAAGGACCACTTCCTACTCCACCACATTCAATACATCATCTCTTGATTTCAGAAAATGAATTGACTGGAGAAATCCCTTCAGGGTTTTGCAATATAACTTTCCCTCAAGTCCTCGACATGTCAAAGAATAACCTGAGTGGAATCATTCCAAGATGTCTTGGAAATTACCGCTTCCTCTCTGTTCTGAATTTACGAATGAATAACTTCGATGGCAAAATCCCAAGAATGTGTACTGATGAAGGTAGTTGGTTGAGAAGTCTTAACCTCAATAACAACCAACTAGAAGGACCCATACCACGATCTTTGGTGAATTGCAGTGAATTGGAATTTCTAGATTTGGGCAACAACAACTTGAATGACTCCTTTCCTCGTTGGTTAGGTGTACTTTCGAGCCTTCAAATCCTTGTCCTGCGATCTAATAAATTTCATGGTCCAGTACCAAATTTGAGGAGCACATCTTTCTTTACTAGTTTGCGAGTCATTGATGTCTCTCAGAATGAGTTCAATGGCCACTTGCcaaataaattctttcaaaatttgaagggTATGAAGGATATCCATGAACAGCCAGCCGGTCCATACTATATTGGAGAGTTATATTATAAGGATTCCATGATTTTAACAATCAAAGGATTGGAGAGAACTTTTGAGAAAATATTAGATATTTTCACAACTattgatttttcaagcaaTCAATTCGAAGGACAGGTTCCCGAAGTAGTGGGAGAACTTAAAGATCTTTTGGTGCTCAACTTCTCTCATAACAGCCTAACAGGTCAAATCCCATCATCATTGGGGAATTTGTTAGCACTGGAATCATTAGATCTCTCATCAAATAAGATTGAAGGAAGGATCCCTATGCAATTGACGAATCTGATATTTCTTGCAGTGTTAAATCTTTCTCAAAACAATCTCGTGGGACCGATTCCTAGAGGATATCAGTTTAATACTTTCACAAATGATTCCTACATAGGTAACTTACAGTTATGTGGATTTCCGTTGTCAAAGGAATGTGGGGAAAGTGAGGGAACAGAAGCACCTCCATCAATAtttgatgaagatgatgataatgGAAGAGCACTTACTTGGAAATTTGCAATGATGGGTTATGGATGTGGACTTGTGTTGGGATTGAGCATGGGATACATTGTATTCACAGCAGGAAAACCAGCTTGGTTAGTGAAGATTATCCAGAGAGCCCCAAACCAAAAAGTCAGAAGGCAAATCCAGAAAACTAGAGTAAGAAGAAATAAGCCAATACAACCAGTACTCTAA
- the LOC18594187 gene encoding receptor-like protein 12 gives MGCCPVRLYQMLCFPFAFLLFQVNSSSISLLSSPPPPQLCLPQHSSALIRFKNSLSSFKEINIPSFPIGSEICRDSDPKTEFWNQNTDCCSWEGVTCHSMTGRVIGLDLSCSPLRGSLPSNSSLFLLQDLQWLNLAHLQFSGFQIPSEFNKLRSLSHLNLSYTGVHGMVTGQISPLSELVSLDLSSPQLMLDNHHFNMLVLNLTKLENLFLDHVDMSLVRPNSFRNLTSSLKRLSLYGCQLQGKFPSEIFSFPYLENIILTRNDNLSGYLPKSNWSTPLRFLHLSRTSFSDELPDSIGNLENLEELDLSFCHFTGSIPSSLGNLTKITFLDLKSNNFEGQIPDVFGNFKKLNKLDFSSNNFHGLLPSSVFNLTAVTDMALNNNHLGGPLPYNISGLSNLQSLFLSANLLNGRVPGWLFSLPVNLAFLDLSSNNLSGSIESCMLSKLRNLWRLDLSNNSLLSLSSCSNDVNSTFPKLNILCFSPCNIHQFPSFLRASETLSHLDLSNNKIQGSISKWEAEGWESLIYLDLSFNLLTNVEQFPGKNLQTIDLRSNSLQGPLPTPPQSINHLLISENELTGEIPSGFCNITSPLVLDLSKNNLSGIIPRCLGNYHSLSVLDLRMNNFDGKIPRMCTDEGSLLRSLNLNNNQLEGPMPRSLVDCSELEVLDLGNNLNDSFPHWLGVLSRLQILVLRSNKFHGPVQNLRGTSFITSLRIIDLSRNEFNGHLPTKFFQNLKAMKDMHEEPTGPTYIEELPYFDSIILTIQG, from the coding sequence ATGGGTTGTTGCCCAGTGCGGCTTTATCAAATGCTCTGCTTCCCTTTTGCCTTCTTACTCTTTCAAGTTAATTCTTCATCGATATCCCTTCTATCATCTCCTCCTCCTCCACAATTATGCCTTCCTCAACATAGTTCTGCTTTGATCCGGTTCAAGAACAGCCTGTCttcttttaaagaaattaacaTCCCGTCTTTTCCCATTGGCTCTGAAATATGCAGAGATTCTGATCCCAAGACAGAATTCTGGAACCAAAATACAGACTGTTGCTCCTGGGAAGGTGTCACATGCCACAGCATGACGGGTCGCGTGATTGGCCTTGATCTCAGTTGTAGTCCACTTCGAGGCAGTCTTCCATCCAACAGCAGCCTCTTCCTCCTTCAGGATCTCCAGTGGCTTAACCTTGCTCACCTCCAATTTTCTGGTTTTCAAATTCCTTCTGAGTTTAATAAGTTAAGGAGTCTAAGCCATCTCAATCTTTCCTATACAGGGGTCCACGGTATGGTTACAGGGCAAATCTCTCCTTTGTCAGAACTGGTTTCACTTGATCTGTCATCTCCTCAATTAATGCTCGATAACCATCATTTTAACATGCTTGTGCTTAACCTAACAAAGTTAGAAAATCTTTTCCTTGACCATGTGGATATGTCTTTGGTTAGACCAAATTCCTTTCGGAACTTGACTTCCTCCTTAAAGCGTTTGAGCCTCTATGGCTGTCAACTGCAAGGGAAATTTCCAAGTGAAATTTTCAGCTTTCCATATCTAGAAAACATCATTTTAACCAGAAATGATAATCTCAGTGGCTATCTCCCTAAATCAAATTGGAGTACTCCCCTTAGATTTTTGCACCTTTCAAGAACAAGTTTCTCAGATGAGTTACCAGACTCAATTGGAAATCTTGAAAACTTGGAAGAACTTGACCtttctttttgtcatttcacAGGGTCAATCCCTTCATCTCTTGGAAACCTCACCAAAATCACTTTCTTAGATTTAAAATCTAACAATTTTGAAGGTCAAATTCCAGATGTTTTTGGGAACTTTAAGAAACTAAATAAGTTGGATTTTTCTTCTAACAATTTCCATGGGTTATTGCCCTCATCAGTATTTAACCTCACTGCAGTTACTGACATGGCTTTGAACAATAATCATTTAGGGGGTCCCCTTCCATACAACATAAGTGGACTCTCAAATCTTCAAAGCCTCTTTTTATCTGCAAACTTGCTTAATGGCAGAGTACCAGGTTGGTTGTTTAGTCTACCAGTGAACCTTGCTTTTCTTGatctttcatcaaataattTGAGTGGCAGCATTGAGTCATGCATGCTCTCAAAGCTTAGAAATTTATGGAGGCTTGATCTTTCAAATAACAGTTTATTATCATTAAGTAGCTGTAGCAATGATGTGAATTCCACCTTCCCCAAGCTGAATATTTTGTGTTTCTCTCCTTGCAACATACACCAATTCCCAAGTTTCTTGAGAGCATCCGAGACTTTGTCCCATTTAGATCTTTCTAATAACAAAATTCAGGGTTCCATTTCCAAATGGGAAGCCGAAGGGTGGGAGAGTTTGATCTATTTGGACCTTTCTTTCAATTTGTTGACAAATGTAGAGCAATTTCCTGGGAAGAATCTTCAGACAATTGACCTTCGTTCAAATTCGCTTCAAGGACCACTTCCAACTCCACCACAGTCAATAAATCATCTCTTGATTTCAGAAAATGAACTGACTGGCGAAATCCCTTCAGGGTTTTGCAATATAACTTCCCCTCTAGTCCTCGACTTGTCAAAGAACAACTTGAGTGGAATCATTCCAAGATGTCTTGGAAATTACCACTCCCTCTCTGTTCTGGATTTACGAATGAATAACTTCGATGGCAAAATCCCAAGAATGTGTACTGATGAAGGTAGTTTGTTGAGAAGTCTTAACCTCAACAACAACCAACTAGAAGGACCCATGCCACGATCTTTGGTGGATTGCAGTGAATTGGAAGTTCTAGATTTGGGCAACAACTTGAATGACTCCTTTCCTCATTGGTTAGGTGTACTTTCAAGGCTGCAAATCCTTGTCCTGCGTTCTAATAAATTTCATGGCCCAGTGCAAAATTTGAGGGGCACATCTTTCATTACTAGTTTGCGAATCATTGATCTCTCTCGAAATGAGTTCAATGGCCACTTGCCAActaaattctttcaaaatttgaaggcTATGAAGGATATGCATGAAGAGCCAACCGGTCCAACTTATATTGAAGAGTTACCTTATTTTGATTCTATTATTTTAACAATCCAAGGATAG